GCCCGCCTCGTCCAGCTTTCGCCGAACAAGATCGGCGGTAAACGGTGTGGCATAGATGGGCACGCCTAGATCGGCCGCGAAATATGGAACGGCACCGATATGGTCCTCATGCGCGTGTGTCAGCACGATCGCCTCGAGATCGGCAGCACGCTCCTCGATGAATTCGAGGTCGGCGAAAACCAGATCGATCCCGGGATACTGATCGCCGGAGAACGTCATCCCTAGATCGACCATCAGCCATTTGCCTTGGCATCCGTAGAGATTGACATTCATACCGATCTCCCCGGACCCGCCAAGCGCCAGGAAAAGCAGTTCGTCTTCGGGTGCGAAGTTCTTCTTCACGCGACCGCCCGTCCCGCGAGAATCGCGAGGCCACGCAGCGTAAGATCGCTGTCTACCGCATCGAACAGGTCGGTATGCTCGTCGAACAGCAAAGCCAGTCCGCCGGTCGCGACCACCTTCGCAGGGCGTCCGATCTCATCCTTCATTCGGGATACCAGTCCTTCCATCATGGCAACATAGCCCCAGAACACGCCGATCAGCATCTGATCTTCGGTGTTGCGACCGATGACGCTGTCGGTTGCGGGCTTCTCGATTGCAATCCGCGGGAGCTTGGCAGTGTTCCCGACCAGCGCATCGAGCGAAAGATTAATCCCCGGTGCAATGATGCCGCCCTTGTAGGCACCGGTGAAATCGACTGCGTCGAACGTGGTCGCCGTGCCGAAATCGACCACCACGAGATCGCCCTCGTAAGAGTCATGGGCGGCGATCGCGTTCAACGCCCGGTCCGCGCCGAGCGAATTGGGCTGATCGACATCGATCGCGATTCGCCAGGCAGCGCTGCCCTGCCCTGCGACAATCGGCTCGACATCGAAATATTTGCGCGAGAAGACCGAAAGGTTGTGGATCGCGCGGGGGACCACCGACCCGATGATGAAAGCGTCGATATCCTCGCGCGCAAATCCCTCGATCTGAAGCAGTTGCAGCAGCCAGACCGCATATTCGTCGCCAGTCCGCCTCGGATCGGTCGCAATGCGCCAACGGGTCTTGATCGTAAGACCGTCGAACAGAGCAAACACGACATTGGTGTTGCCGACGTCAGCGGCGAGCAGCATCTATCGTTCTCCGTCGATCAGCATCACGTCGCCCGCGTGAATGGCACGGATGGTTCCGTCCGCCAAGCGAAGCCGCAGCGCGCCGTTGGGTTCAAGCCCCGCAAAATAGCCTCGCATCTCTTGTTCGCCGGGAGGCGAAACGGTGAGCGGGGTTCCGACCGGATGAGCAGCCGCTTGCCATCTGCGAAGAATGAGTTCGACCCCGAAACTGCGCCAGCGCTCGAGTTCGGTCGCCAGCGAAGCTGCAAGCCGTTCGGCGAAGAGGTCGCGCGGAACGGCCGGACCGGTCTCGGACAGGGCAATCGTCGGCCGGTCGGTCAGCTCGGGAGCCTGGGCGAGGTTGACGCCAAAACCCATGACGATGGTCTCACCGGATCGCTCGAGCAGGATGCCGGCTAGTTTCGCGCCTTCCAGCAGAAGATCGTTCGGCCATTTGAGCGTGAGAGTGCCTGGGGTGGGCAGGAACGGAAGCACCGCCTCGTAAAGCGCAAGGCCGGCCACGAAGGACAGCGTCTCTGCCGTTGGACCGCCGTCTCCAAGCGAGACAACGGTCGAACCCATGAAATTGCCCGCACCGTCGGACCATGCGCGCCCTTGCCGCCCCCGCCCCGCAACCTGCCGGTCGGCCAGCAGCCAGTCGCCTTCCATGGCGCGCTGGCCTTCTGCAAGAGCCGCAAGCAGGTCGGCGTTGGTCGAGCCCGTTTCGGCCAAGACCCTGATCGTCGGCGCGGGGATCGCGTTTCCTGCCGATCAGATCGCGAAGAAGAGCGAACTTGCCGCCCGATCAGCGACATTATCGAGCATCGGGGTCAGCAGATAGCCAAGCGGCGACATCAGCACAGTACTGATCGCGAGCACAGCCCAGTGCGAGACCGGGCTGCTGTCCTCGATCTGCCCTTCGGGTTCGTCGAAGAACATCACCTTGATGAACTTCAGGTAGTAGAACGCGCCGATGACGCTGGCCGCGATTCCGATAGCCGCCAGCGCGACCATGTCGGCCTGAACGGCCGCCTGGAAGACGACGAACTTGCCCCAGAAACCGAACAGCGGCGGGATGCCGGCCAGGCTGAACATCAGGAAGAGAACGCACCAGGCAAGCGCCGGGCGACGCGTCGAAAGGCCGCGAATGTCGTCAAAGGTATCGAGCATCTCGCCGGCCGGGGAACGGAGCATCAGCAAAGCGGCGAAGCTGCCGATCGTCATGGGCACGTAGATCGCGAGGTAGACGAGCGTGGCGCTCGCACCCGCCGGCGTCGCGGTGGCTAGGCCGATGAGAATGAAGCCGACATTGTTGATCGAGGAATAAGCGAGGACGCGCTTCAGATTGTTCTGTCCGATCGCACCGAGAGCGCCGACCACGATCGAAGCGAGCGCGGCGAAGATGACGATCTGTTGCCAGGAATCGCTCTGGCTGCCGAACGGATCGAGCGCCATGC
The genomic region above belongs to Qipengyuania spongiae and contains:
- a CDS encoding biotin--[acetyl-CoA-carboxylase] ligase, with product MAETGSTNADLLAALAEGQRAMEGDWLLADRQVAGRGRQGRAWSDGAGNFMGSTVVSLGDGGPTAETLSFVAGLALYEAVLPFLPTPGTLTLKWPNDLLLEGAKLAGILLERSGETIVMGFGVNLAQAPELTDRPTIALSETGPAVPRDLFAERLAASLATELERWRSFGVELILRRWQAAAHPVGTPLTVSPPGEQEMRGYFAGLEPNGALRLRLADGTIRAIHAGDVMLIDGER
- a CDS encoding type III pantothenate kinase, whose amino-acid sequence is MLLAADVGNTNVVFALFDGLTIKTRWRIATDPRRTGDEYAVWLLQLLQIEGFAREDIDAFIIGSVVPRAIHNLSVFSRKYFDVEPIVAGQGSAAWRIAIDVDQPNSLGADRALNAIAAHDSYEGDLVVVDFGTATTFDAVDFTGAYKGGIIAPGINLSLDALVGNTAKLPRIAIEKPATDSVIGRNTEDQMLIGVFWGYVAMMEGLVSRMKDEIGRPAKVVATGGLALLFDEHTDLFDAVDSDLTLRGLAILAGRAVA